The Pseudomonas sp. MPC6 nucleotide sequence GGTCAAGCAGCTTGAGGATTTTCGCTCGGGCAAGCGGGCCAACGCCGTGATGCAACCCATCGCATTGGCACTTGAGGAGGCCGAAAGCAAGGCGGTAGCCAGCTATCTGAGTGCACTGGATATCGCTGCGCGCAGTGTTGCTCCGGACCCCGCGGGAGGTCCTGGCAGCGCTGCTGAAAAACTGGTCAAACAAGGAGACTGGAGTCGTAACATTCCAGCCTGTGTGGCGTGTCACGGAGTGGGTAACCGCGGCGTGGGAGAAAGTTTTCCTCCGCTCGTTGGCCAGTCCGGCGCCTACATTGCAACCCAGTTGAATGCCTGGCGCAGCGGTACGCGCAAGAATGATCCAAATGACTTGATGAGTCATATCGCGCGCTCGCTGAGCGACACTGAAATTAAAGACTTGTCAGCCTATTTCGCCAGCCTGAGCGGGGAGGCTAAACAATGAACTTTCCAGCGAAAATACTGCTCACCGTCGCGATAGCCGTGCCACTTCTGGCTGCGAAGACGTATTACGAAGAGCGCGACATGGCGCCCATCGTGAAGGACCCGGTCGCACAGCCAGACGTTGGCAATGCGCACAAGGATGCAGCCGTGGCGGGTGAGCCGACCCAGCCATCCAGCCCTCTGGTATTTACGCCACCGCAAGAGTCGGAGCTGCCAGACAATGCATTCGGGGAGCTGGTGCGGGAAGGGCGGGATATTTTTACCAATACCCAGAAGCATGCTCCTGAGTTTGTAGGCAATGGACTCAACTGCAGCAATTGCCACCTCGATCAAGGTCGCAAGGCGGGGTCTGCTCCTCTTTGGGGGGCGTATGGCATGTACCCGGCCTATCGAAAA carries:
- a CDS encoding c-type cytochrome, with translation MNLATRFGLKTSISACVFMLATAANAEPQGQKIYTQGGASPAAMACGTCHGANGMGTDSAGFPRLAGLPQGYLVKQLEDFRSGKRANAVMQPIALALEEAESKAVASYLSALDIAARSVAPDPAGGPGSAAEKLVKQGDWSRNIPACVACHGVGNRGVGESFPPLVGQSGAYIATQLNAWRSGTRKNDPNDLMSHIARSLSDTEIKDLSAYFASLSGEAKQ